The stretch of DNA CAACCTCAGCTGTTCGACCCGCTCACCGAACGCGACGACGCTGATCTCGAGATATTCGTCTCTGAGGATAACGTCGGCAGTGACGCCCACGTACAGCGGAACGTGCCAGGACTGCCCTTCTTCACCCTCGAACACGGACGGCCCCGTCGTCGGTCCGGAGACACTCCGCGGTCCCGATCCGCTGAACGGTCGCGGCCATCCCCGGACGATCAGGAGAGCTGCCTGGACCACCAGTGCAGCCAGTCCGCAAGCGGGCCGCGAATGCCTTCGACGTGGACGCGGACGGTCCCGTCGAGATGCCACCGTGCGAACTCCGCCCCCGAGTCCATCCGTAGGGGAACGTCGACGGTCACTTCTTCGAACGTACACTCCAAGTCCTCTTCGCGGTCGATGGCCGTATCGAGCACGTCGTCGACGACGTCGAGCCACGTCTGTCCTTCGGCGACGGACCGATCGGACGGTTCCTTCGACATCGTCTAAACGGATTCACGGGGTCGGCTTGTATCTTCGCACCGCGTCGTGCGAAGCGTTTTGACGACCCGTGCCGACGTGTCATTATGTCGACCCCCGAATCCGGTGGCGGCCTTCGCCGGTTGGTCGAACGACGCCGACCCAACGCGATCCTCGGGTGGTCGTTCGTGGTCGTGCTCTGTCTGACCGGCGTCGGAGCGGTTCTCGGCGGCCGCCCCCTCTGGGCTGGGTTTACCCTGACGCTCGTCGGCCTCGCCGTCGCTCCGGCCGCTGCGTTCCGGAAACCGGACGCGATGCTGCCGTGGGAGGTGTTAGCCCTCGCTTCCGTCCCCTCGTTGGGTCGACTCCTCGTCGCCGGGCAGACCGTCGGCGGCGTCACGCTCACCGGTCGCATCACGTCGTACGTCGCCGTCGCGGCCGCGGCGCTCATCCTCGCGGTCGAACTCGACGTGTTCACGCCCGTCCGGATGAGCGACTCCTTCGCAGTGGTGTTCGTCGCCATCGCCACCGTCGCCACGGCGGGGCTGTGGGCCGAAGTCCGGTGGCTCTCCGACAGCCTCTTCGGAACCGCGTTCCTGCTCGACGGCCGCCCCGAACGCGTCATCGAGGAGGCGCTCATGTGGGATTTCGTCGCCGCGACCGTCGCCGGGGTCGTCGCCGGCGTGCTTTTCGAACTCTACTTCCGCCGCTACGCGGACACGACGCCACGGTATCCGGTCGATGCTGGTAGCAAACGACGGGAGCAGGGGGGTGAGCCGTGATGCGCGTCCGCGACCGGATCGGCCTCACCGACCGCCGACAACGACAGCTCACGCGGGCGATGCAGGTGTCGCTGCTCGTGTTGATCGGCCTGGGCCTCGAACGGGGGTCGCTCGGCATCGTCGTCAACGCGACCATCGGTCTCGGGGTGACCCAACTCCCTGCCGTCCTCGAACGCGACTACCACATCCCGATGGACTCCGCGCTGACACTCTGGATCACCGCGGCCGTCTTCCTCCACGCGCTGGGGACGGCCGGCCTCCCCGGCGCCGAGACCAACTTCTACCGGAGCATCCCGTGGTGGGACCACCTGACGCATACGCTGTCCTCCTCCATCGTCGCCGCCGCGGGCTACGCCACGGCCCGCGCTGTCGAGGTTCACTCCGACGCCGTCTCCCTCCCCGACCGGTTCATGTTCGTGTTCATCCTGCTGTTCGTCCTCGCCTTCGGCGTCTTCTGGGAAGTCATCGAGTTCGCGGTGGCGGGCGCCGCCACGCTCTCCGGGACGCCGGCCGTCCTCGTGCAGTACGGCCTCGAGGATACGATGCTCGACCTTCTTTTCGATACGCTCGGCGGCGTCGTGGTCGCGGTGTGGGGAACGGCCCACCTGACGGACGTGGTCGGTGCGCTCGCGGACCGACTCGACCGGCCGGAGGGGTGATCAGGCGTCTCGGGTCCGTTCCCGCGTCACTTGGAGGACGGAGATGGCGACGAACGCCGCGCACGCGACGGCGGCGTAGCCGAATCCGGGCACCGACGCGAACGGCCGAACGCCGAGCGCTGCTAGCCCGACCGGCACCGCGACGACGGCGGCGACGGCGAGATACCACCGCCACCACCGACGCTGCCGCCGATCCGCATCGGCGACGAGATACGGGAGGCAGCTCTCCGCTCCCGCCGCGAGTTCGATCCGTCCCGCCCGCCGGTCGTACGAGATGATGTTCCGGTCGGCGAGTTTGGGCAGGTGCATCTGATAGAGCGCCGTCTGCACCCGCTTGCGCTGTTTGTACGTCACCGCCGCCGGTTCACAGTCGTTCTCGATCGCGGCGATGTGTTCGCTCAGGTCGCGGAGATCCACCGGTCCCTCGTGCTCGCGGAGGTGGTGAATCACCTCGCGACGTCGCTCGTTACGCAGCATCGAGAACAGGTCGTCTCGCGACAGGTCGGCTGGCTCGGGGCTGCTGAGTTGTGGCTCCATCCGTCAGCTCAGCCGTTCGTCCTCCGCCGTTGCCGGGCCCCCCGCACGCCGGCGTTCGCCGGCGTTCGTCACGTCCGCGGCCCCTCTTTCCGCGCCGGTGCCCCCCATCCACCCGCGCCGGCGTTCGTCCGGATGCTGCGCCACCGCGCGTGATGGACGGTACACTCGATACACTTCCGCCAACACGCTGTTATATGTTGTGGCTGCCGCCGGCCGATTCGTGGCGGACGTGCATTTAAGACGCCCGTGGTCGAACGTTTGACACGTAGCAATGGTGTTCAAGAAGATCACGCTGATCGGGACGAGTCCGGAGAGCTTCGACAAGGCGGCCGACGACGCCGTCGACCGCGCCGAAGAGACGCTGGACAACGTGAAGTGGATCGAAGTCGACGAACTGGGCGTCGAAATCGCGAGCGTCGAGGGCCGGGAGTACCAGGCGGAGGTTACGGTGGCGTTCGAACTCGAAGACAGGTAGCCGACGTCGACGGCCCGTCGTCGTTCGGGGTCGGCCGTGGACGCGGCACTGGTGGCCCGAATCGAATAGATTGAAACGCCCCCGAGTCGTCTATCCCCGCATGCCTTTGGTGGTCGTCCCAGTCCGCTATCCGCTCAGCAGACACTCCCAGGCGACGCTCGCCGAGGCCATCCGGATCGCCGAAGAGCGCGACGCCGACCTGACCGTCCTCCACGTCGACCTCTACCAGGAGGGGCGCGAGGTGACCCGTACCGAACTCAAGCGGGCGGTCGAGGCGGAGTTCGGACGCGTCGACCGCGCGCGCTACGTCGTCCGCCGGGGCTTTCTCGTCGAGGAGACCATCCTCGACGAAGTGGCCGCGGAGAACGCCGACGTAGTGGTGATCGGCTCGAAACAGGTTAGCCGCTGGCGCCGCACTTTCAGCCGTTTCCTCGACGACCCCGACATCGACCGCTTCCTGCGGGAGAAACTCGACTGCGACGTAGTGACCGTCAGCGCGTAGCGTCACTCCCCGCCGCCGTCGTCCGTCCCTCCGTTCTCGTCGCCCCCGACCGACTCCCGCGTCGTGACGCCGTCGTTCTCGGGCGCGCTCGGCGGGTCACTCCCGTCCTCAACGGCGACGCGCGCGGTCCCGCTGTGTTCGTCGAACAGCAGGTGTTGATGGGGGTAGGCGACCTCCACGTCCGCGTCATCGAGCGCCGTCCAGATGCGTTCCCGAACGGTCGATTCGATCCGCGGGATCTTGTACGGGGTGCGCACCCAGTACCGGAGGCTCAACCGGACGCCGCTGTCGGCGTACGCGTCGATCAGACAGGTCGGCTTCGCCGGGTAGCGTGCGCTGCCGATGCGGATGTCCGGCCCGCCCTCGATCACCCCATCGCAACTGCGGGCGGCCCGCTCCATGATCTCCCGCGCCGCCTCCAGGTCGCCCTCGTAGGTGACGAGAAGCGGGAGGGAGAGCCGCGTCCGTTCGTCTTCGGCAGAGAAGTTGGTCACGTCCCGCTCGCGCATCGAGGAGTTGGGGACGACGAGGAAGGTGTTCTCCAAGGTGAATATCTTCGTGTAACGCAGGGTGATATCGTCGACGAACCCCCGGCGACCGTCCTCCAGTTGGATCATGTCACCGATCTCGTAGGGGTTGTCCGCGAGGACGAACACGCCGTTGATGATGCTTCCGACGATGGGCGCGAGGACGATACCGAGGACGGCCGAGAAGACGGTCACCGAGAGGACGATGTCGCCGATGCCGAGGCCGACGATGCTCCCGGCGACGAACGTAGCGACGATAACCGTCGAGACGCGGATGAGACCGAGAACCGTCTGTGCGACGCTCTGTCGGTCGAACCGGCGGGCGACCGGACGCCCGAGCAGCCGAACGAGGAACTTCGAGAGGAGGACCCCGAGCGCGACCACGAGCGCCGCGACCACCGCCCGGACGCTCCGCCGTTCCCACAGCCACTGCAACAGCGGCCCGACCTCGGTGGGAGGGTTCGCTCCCGCCAACACGACCGCCCCGATGTCCATGTCGGCCACTCTCCGCGTCCCGAAAAAAGGGTTTCCACGTCGCCGCCCGCGTTCGGAAGTTACTAACTCGTCGGCGACGCAGGTTGGGGACGAATGGATCGACGGACACGCGAGTATCTTGCCGGTCGTTTCGGCGACTACTATCGGCGCGCCGATCCGACGCTCCCGCCCGATCCCGACGCCCGCGAGTGGGGACACATCCCGTGGACCGGCGGCGAGTCGACGACGATGGTCCGTCACCAGTCCATCTACGACCTCGGCGACGTGGGCGACTTCCTCGCGCGCGAGGCGCCGCGACACGTCTACTTCTCCGCGGCCCGCTACGACGACCCCGGCGCCAACGCGATGGACGGGAAGGGGTGGCAAGGCGCCGACCTCGTTTTCGACCTCGACGCCGACCACCTCCCGAGCGTCGATCCCGCGGAGGCGACCTACGCCGAGATGCTCGCGGCCTGTAAGGACGCCCTCCGGCGACTCCTCGATCTGCTGGAAGACGACTTCGGCTTCGAGGACGTGACCGTCGTCTTCTCCGGCGGCCGCGGCTACCACGTCCACGTTCGCGACGACGGCCTCGCCGATCTGGACTCCGAGGCCCGCCGCGAGGTCGTCGATTACGTCCGCGCGATCGACCTGGACGTGGAGGGTCTCGTCCGTACCCGTGCGGTCGGCGGGACGACCCGACGCGAGCTCCGGACCGCCGGTGGGTGGGGACGACGCACCCACCGCCGCCTCCGCGAGTTCGTCGCCGAGTTGGCGACGCTCGACGACGACGACGCCAAGGAGCGGCTCGTGGTGTTCGACGGCATCGGCGAGGGGCGGGCGACCACCCTGCTCGGCGCGTTCGACGGCGAGACGGTCGCGGACGGCAACGTCGAGGCCGGTGGACCGGGGGCGCGGACGCTGGTCGAGGCGCTCGCCCGCGAGACGGTCGCGGCCGAGACGGCGCCCATCGACGAACCGGTGACGACGGACACCCACCGACTGATCCGCCTGCCGGGGAGCCTCCACGGCGGGAGCGGCCTCGTCGTTCGCCGCCTCGATCGATCGGCGGTCGACGCCTTCGATCCGCTGGTCGACGCCGTTCCCGAGCGCTTCACCCGCCGGTCTGTCCGCGTCGACGTGACCGATCCGGGCGTCGTCGAACTCGACGGCGACAGTTTTACACTCGACGCCGGTGTGCAGTCCGTACCGGAGTGTGTCGGCGTGTTCCTGATGACGCGTGACCGAGCCCGGAAGGTGAAAGAATGAACGTGGAGGAACTGCGCTCGGTACAGCGCACCGAACGACAGAAAGACAGCCTCCAGCAGCTTCGGGACTCCTTCTACCGCGACGTGGCCGACTACGTCGCCGACCGCAAGGCCGAACGCAAGCGCGCGGCCGCCGACGCCGACGACCCGTTCTCCTCGCCGGAAGTGAGCCGCCTCACCGACGAAATCGAGACCGCCGAGGAGGTGGTCGAGAGTATCTACGAGCGTCGCGTGGGCAAAATCGTCAAGCGAGCGACGTTCGCTGCGGCGGGGATGGCTGCCGAGGACGAGGGCCTCACCAGCGAGGAGCGTGACCTCTTCGACGACTTGGTTGCACGGATCGAACGAAACCGGGAGACGGTGCTCGAGACGCTGGCAGGTGCCGACGCCGACGCCACGGACGCCGCCGACCCCGATCCGCCGTCGGCCGATCCCACCCCGAACGACGCGTCCGGACGCGCGGCCTCCGACCCGACCCCGCCGCCGGAGGACGCCGCCCCCACCCCCGCCCCCGACCCCGACGACTTGCTCGCCGAGGCGATGGGTGGGCCTACGGACGACCGCTCCTCGACCGACGCGGTGCCCGACGACGCGGCGGCGGCCGAGCCGTCGCCGGACGAATCCCCGACCCCGGGCGGCGGTTCCGACGCCGATTCCGCGCCCGACACCGACCGGACCACCCTGCGGATCACGCGCGACGTGGGTGAGATATTCGGCGTCGACGAGCGCGAGTACGACCTCGCGAGCGAGGACGTGGTGACGCTTCCGACGCCGAACGCCGAGCCGTTGCTCGACCGGGACGCCGCCGAACGGCTGGACTAGCCGCATCGGCCGCCCGCCGCCAGACGAGAGCGAGCGACGCGGCTAGTCGTCACGGGGTGACTCCGTCGACAGGACTAGGCCGGATCAGGCGCGCCGCAACCCTTCGCCGAGGCCGCTCGCCTCGCCACACTCCGGACACTCGTAGGTCCACCCATCCTTCGTGGCGCGACCCTCCGGGAATTCGGCATCACACTTTCGACAGACGAGCAGATCCCGGCGGGTAGAGACGTGCATCTGCGGCATAATCGGAGAATCTACAGCATCCAACATCAACGTGTCGGTTCGGTTCCATGCTAACGTGTGGCGTGGCGGAGGGGGCGCCGAGCGGGCCGTATTCGGCCGATACCGGTCCGTCGGATTCCCGAATTACCCGTCGCCGTCGCCGCTCAGGATGCCCCGGTGGGTCATCCGCTCGGGATCGAGTACGTCGTCGGCCTCCTCGGCCGTGAGATACCCTTTCTCGACCGCCACCTCGTGGACGGTCTTGTCCTCTTTGAGCGCCGTCTTGGCGACCTCGGAGGCTTTGTCGTAGCCGATGGCGGGGTTGAGCGCCGTCGCCAGCGCCATCGACCGCTCGACCGCCTCGGCGCAGTGGGCCGCGTTCGCCTCCAACTTCGCCACGAACTTCTCCGCGAACGTCTCGGCGGCGTTCGCGAGGATGGTCGCCGACTGGAGGAAGTTGTGCGCGATGACGGGTTTGTAGAGGTTGAGGTCGAGTTGGCCGCCCGCGGCGCCCGCGGACACCGCGGCGTCGTTGCCCACGACCTGCGTGTGGACCTGGTTGACCGCCTCGGCGACGACCGGATTGATCTTGCCCGGCATGATCGACGACCCCGGCTGGTTCTCCGGTTGCTCGATTTCCCCCAGCCCGTTTCGCGGGCCGGAGGCGAGCAACCGGAGGTCGTTGGCGATCTTATTCAGCGATCCCGCGACGGTCCGGAGGGCGCCGTGGGCCTCGCCCATGGCGTCGTGGGCGGCCTGCGCCTCGAAGTGGTCGTCGGCCTCGCGGAAGGGGAGTCCCGTCTCCTCGGCGACGTACGCCGCCGCTCGCTCGGGGAACTCGGGGTGGGTGTTCAGGCCCGTCCCCGTCGCCGTTCCGCCGAGAGCGAGTTCGGCGAGGCGAGGCTGAGTCGAGTCACAGCGGTCGATCCCCTTCTCGACCTGCGTCCGGTAGCCGCCGAACTCCTGGCCGAGGCGGACCGGCGTCGCGTCCTGTAGGTGGGTGCGGCCGGTCTTGACGACGCCGTCGAAGGCCTCTGCTTGCTCGTCCAGCGCGTCGACCAACGTCTCCAGCGCCGGCACGAGGTCCTTCTCCACCGCCTCCAAGGCGGCGACGTGCATCGCCGTCGGGATCACGTCGTTCGAGGACTGCCCGAAGTTGACGTGGTCGTTCGGGTGGACGGCCCGGTCGCCGACCTCGGCGCCCATGATCTCCGCCGCACGGTTGGCGATCACCTCGTTGGCGTTCATGTTCGAGGAGGTGCCCGAGCCGGTCTGGAACACGTCGACGGGGAACTGGTCGTCGTGGTCGCCGGCGATCACCTCGTCCGCGGCGTCGACGACGGCCGCCGCCACGTCGTCGTCGATCAGGTCTAGGTCGCGGTTCGCCCGCGCCGCCGACTTCTTCACGACGCCGAGCGCGCGAACGAACCGTCGCCCGAACCGCGCGTCGCTGATCGGGAAGTTCTCGACTGCGCGCTGGGTCTGTGCGCCCCAGTAGGCGTCGGCCGGCACCCGAATCTCGCCCAGGCTGTCGCGTTCGACGCGGAAGTCGGAATCGTCGCTCATGCGCGAGCGAACGGCGGCCGCGTCGTAAAACTTGCCGTTACGCGTCGCCGTGTTCGGCGTACGCCTCCGGCGTGTACGTCTTCATCTCCAGGGCGTGGATGTCGGTCGTCATGTATCCGTCCAGCGCTTCGTACACCATCTCGTGTTGCTGGACGAGCGGTACGCCCTCGAACACGGGCGAGACGACCACGGCCGCGAAGTGGGCGTCTTCGTGGTCCTCGTCCGGCACGCGGGGCTTGGTGACCGTCGCCTCGGCGTCCTCGATACCGTCTTCGATCAGGCGTTCGACGTCGGCGGTGTCCATACCTGCATGGGGTCGTCTGGCCACAAAAACCACGCGCTACGCCTACATCTGGTAGCGACGCTCGTCGTCGCGCTGGGGGTACTGATCCGCGCCCGTCATCTCGTCGTAGGTCATCCCCGACAGATACTCGTCGTAGGTCACGTCGTACCCCTGCCGGAGGTGGAAATCCAAGTCGCCGGTGTCGACGGTCGAGCGGTAGAGGGCGTGGATCGCCCGCCGAACGAGTTCGCCCTCGTCGCCGTCGAACGCCGCCAGCAACATGGCGAGTTCGTTACGCGTCTCGCGGTCGAGGTCGACCGTCAGCCCGTCGCCCAGGTCGCCGTAGGCGTCTTGTACGTCCGCGTTCAGGTCGTCGAGGCTCATGGCGGATTCGAAGGTGGCCCGCGGAATACGGCTTTCGGCTCGGAAACCGCCACGTCTAACCGCCCCGCTCCCTACCCCTTGACGATGACCGACGCCGATGCGGACGCCGCGCTCCCCGACGACGTCGACGTCGACGCGCTCCGCACCGCGCTCGTCGAGTGGTACGAGGCGGACCACCGGGACTACCCGTGGCGCCGGACCGAGGACCCCTACGAGATCCTCGTCTCGGAGGTGATGAGTCAACAGACCCAGCTGGATCGGGTCGTCGAGGCGTGGGACGCCTTCCTCGACCGGTGGCCGACCGTCGAGGCCCTCGCCGACGCCGACCGGAGTGCGGTCGTCGGGTTCTGGTCCGACCAGCGCCTCGGCTACAACAACCGTGCGCGCTACCTCCTCGAGGCGGCCGGCCAGGTCGTCGACGACTACGGGGGCGAGTTCCCGGAGACGCCCGACGGTTTACAGGAACTGATGGGCGTCGGCCCCTACACCGCAAACGCCGTCGCGAGCTTCGCGTTCAACGCGGGCGACGCCGTGGTGGATACGAACGTCAAGCGCGTCCTCTATCGCGCCGTCGGCGTCCCGGACGACGACGCGGCATTCGAGCGCGTGGCGGGGGAACTCATGCCCGCTGGCGAGTCCCGCGTCTGGAACAACGCCATCATGGAACTCGGGGGCGTCGCCTGCGAGAAACAGCCCAGGTGCGACGAGGCCGGGTGTCCCTGGCGCCGGTGGTGTCACGCCTACGAGACGGGCGACTTCACCGCCCCCGACGTGCCGACGCAACCCGAGTTCGAGGGCAGTCGGCGGCAGATGCGCGGGCGGGTCGTCCGTGCCCTCGGCGAGCACGACGAACTGACGCTCGACGACCTGGGGCCGCGGATCCGGGTCGACTACGCGCCCGACGGCGAGTCCGGCCGCGAGTGGCTGCGCGGCCTGCTCGACGATCTCGAAGCCGACGGGCTGGTCGAAGTGATCGACCGGGACGAGGCCACGGTGGCTCGCCTCCGGACGTGACGACGGCGCCCGAGCGACGCCGACCGATCGGTGCGCGCCGCTCCGCCGAGGATTTATCAGTACGCCCCGCGGCTCATTGACCATGCGCATGGAACTCCGCGTGTGCAAGCTCTGCCACGAGGGCGAACACGGCAACGAGCACAAGACTGCCGTCACACGGGACATGGTCCGCTGCGCCCAGCAGATCCGGGAGTACAAGGACCTCATCGGTCTCGACGAACTGCACGTCACGATGGTCAAAGAGGGTGAACCCGGCGGCGCCGAGGCGCTTCCGGTCATCGTCGCGAGCATGGAACAGGATCAGATTTCGCTCTCGGACACGCAACTCGTAATGGAGGACGACGACGGCAACTTCCTCGTCTACCCCGAACCGAAGGACATCCTCGAAGTGCTCACGCGCAACATCGACCAGATGAGCCAGCAGACCCGACAGGACGTGACGGTCGAACTGTCGACCGAAGGCGCTGAACTCCTGTCGGTTTAGGGTTCGGGTGACGGATACGTCCCACGGCCGACTTCCGTCGTTCCGTTCGCGGCGACCCAGCCCTCCCGCGGTCCGGTGGCGGCGAACTCGACGCGGTCACTGTAGCCGTTGCTGGTCCAGCCCCCCGCAAACCACTCGTTCGAGCCGTAGACGGCGACGACACCCGACACCCGCGTCGACGGCGACGACTCGTAGGAGAGGTAGACTGGCGCGTCGTAGGCGAAACACGCCGTCTCGTCACGGTACGGGAACGGGCACTCCGTCAGTTCGCGCGTCGCGTCGGGGACGAACGTCGGCGACGCACCCACGGGCGTCCGCGTCTCGATGGGATAGGCCGCCGTCCGCGTGACGCTCACCGTCACGGTCCGCTGTGACACCTTCTGGTGATCGGGATTCGTTGGATCGTACTCCGACTCGTCGATTTCCTCGCGCCGGCCCATCCCGTCCGCCTCGACGACCCGAAAGTAACGCGTCTCGACGACGAACGTCTCGGCGGTGAGTTCGAGCATCGGGCCGTACTCGGTGCCGACCACCGCCGCGTCCATCCCGTCGACGGTGTCGGTCGGCGCGATGGCGTCCGCGTCGACGACGACGTCGCCGTCCCGCTCTGGAAGGGGCACGCGAATCGTCACGTCCGAAAGCGTCCCCGTTGCATCGACGCCGACGCTATACTCGTACGTGCTCGTGTAGCTCTCGGGGTTCGACGCGAGAAACGAACAGCCGGCAGTGAGCGTGAGGGCAGCGAGCAGGACGGCGAGGACTGGTCGGCGGGTCATCACCACAGATATTGACGGCGAATCGAAAAAACGGTTCCGCGTTGGTTAGTCGTCGTCCGAGCCGGTGTGGCCGCCGTCGGCGGCGGCGGTCGGTTGGCTCCGCTCCTCCTCGAGTTGGCGCTCCCAGCGCACGCGCAGGAGGTTGCCGTACATCGAGAGGACGAGGCCGACGAAGAGCACGAACATGCCGGCGTTGATGCCGATCGTGAGCAGCAGGCTCTCCGGGCCGCCGCCGATGGATATCTCACGTGGGACCGGATACCCCTCGTCGAACACCGAGCCGATCATGACGCTCGTGATGCCCACGACGGTCAGGATGCCCATGATCGCGGTCACCGTACTCCACGACGGGGAGAGGGTGAGGTCTTCGATGCCGCCGTCGGCGTGCGTCTCCGGGATCAGTTCCCGGGGGATGTACGCCTTCGGCTCGACGGGGTAGAATGCCGGATGGAGACCGTGCTCGAAGATGTGGAGCATGACCCCCATCAGCATGATGACGCCGAGCAGGCCGTGGAAGACGACGAAGCCCATCGCGGCGGTCTTGGTGCCGAAGTACTGCATCAGGCCGGTCTTGCTCCAGATGAGCAGGCCACTGATCGTCAGCAGGAACAGTTCGGCCGCGAAGATGAACACGACGCCCTTGCCGATGTACGAGAGCAGCGGAATCTCGTCCGGGTCGCCGCCGGCGAACTGCTTGGCGTTCGGGTGGCGCTCGTCGGCGTTTCCGAGCGCGAACTGCACGTCTTGGATGAACGCCTTGATGTCATCGCCGGTCGGGATGATCTCTCGGAAGTTGCTCCGGCCGGTGTCGGTCGTGATCATCAGCGTCGCCCAGAACCCGATGAGCGCGATCAGACCGAACCCGGCGGCGCGGTGCAGCGCCGTGACGCTCTGTGGGCCACCCATCAGCGACAGCATCCACCAGAGTTCGTCGTTGAACGTCAGGCTGTAGCCGGTGAAAAACAGCAGGAACACGTCGAGCCCCAACAACGAGTGGAACGTCGTGGTGACGCGCGTGAACTTGCCGTGGTCGAGGCTCGTCATTCGGCCTCACCCCCGTCGGTTGCGACGGCTTCGGTGCTTCGCTCCCCGGGCTGTTGCATCTGTCCCGCGAGGCGGCGGAACGCCGCCCAGTGGATGAACACCATCAGGAGGATGAACAGCCCCATGAGCACGTCGGCCGCGTGGATGATCGCCACGAGGAAGTCGAGCCACGGGACGGTGTTGCCGACGACCCAGTCGGTCCCGATGCCGCCGCCCGCCACCGTCGGTGAGACGCGGAACAGGCCCTCGTAGAAGACGGCCGTGCCCGCGGCCCACCAGACGGAGACGACGGCGAGCGCGAGGCCGGCGATGGCGCTGATCACCACCGAAACTTTGCTGTACCCGTTCGTTTCCGGAAGGTCATCTTGATAGCTCATTTAGAACACCTGAGCCTCCTCTTCACCGAAGATGATCTCCATGGCAACGTCGTTGAAGAACGTGCCACTGTCGCGACGCTCCAGTTCGGCCGAGATTTCGTCGGCGTCGCCCACGAGGATGGCGTCGGTCGCACACTCCTCGGCACACGCCGGTCCCTTGCCGACGTCTTGACGCTCCTCGCACATGGTACATTTGTCCATCGTGCCGCCGGAGCCGAACAGCTGTGCCGCCCCCTCGTCCGACTCGGGGAACTGCGGCGCGCCGAACGGACACGCCGACAGGCAGTACTGACAGCCGACACAGAGGTCGTCACGGACCTGCACGAAGCCGTCCTCCTTCTTCACCAGCGAGTCCGTCGGACAGACCGACACGCAGGGCGCGTTCTCGCAGTGGTAACACTGCATCGGCACCGCCGTCTCGCCGGGTGACTGCCCCTGTTCGAGGGCGCGGGCGCTGTGGGCGTTGAGCCCGTCGGCGCCTTCCTGCCCCTCCATCATCGTCGAGATGCTGATCCGCTGTTCGTCCGGCGCGGAGTCCCACGTACGCTTGCAGGCGACGACACAGCCACCGCAGTCGATACACGCCTCGACGTCGGGGAAGATGCGGGCGTCCTCGCCCGTGCTCATCACGCCCTGACGCATGATCTCTTTGTTGCTTGACATTATTGTCCCCTCCTATTGGACCGCGTTCTGGTCGCGGACGTCGAAGTCCTTCTGTGTGCCAATGTCGTTGCGATCCTGCGGGAACTCGAGGTCGACGTCCATGTTGAGTTCCTCGAGGAGGCTCTGTGTCGCCGGGCGGACCGCCACCATCCCGACTTTCGTCTCCTGCATCTGCGTCTCCACGTCGTATCCGCGGGACGTGATGGCGTTCACCGAGTCGCCGATGGC from Haloplanus salinus encodes:
- a CDS encoding dodecin yields the protein MVFKKITLIGTSPESFDKAADDAVDRAEETLDNVKWIEVDELGVEIASVEGREYQAEVTVAFELEDR
- the priS gene encoding DNA primase small subunit PriS, producing MDRRTREYLAGRFGDYYRRADPTLPPDPDAREWGHIPWTGGESTTMVRHQSIYDLGDVGDFLAREAPRHVYFSAARYDDPGANAMDGKGWQGADLVFDLDADHLPSVDPAEATYAEMLAACKDALRRLLDLLEDDFGFEDVTVVFSGGRGYHVHVRDDGLADLDSEARREVVDYVRAIDLDVEGLVRTRAVGGTTRRELRTAGGWGRRTHRRLREFVAELATLDDDDAKERLVVFDGIGEGRATTLLGAFDGETVADGNVEAGGPGARTLVEALARETVAAETAPIDEPVTTDTHRLIRLPGSLHGGSGLVVRRLDRSAVDAFDPLVDAVPERFTRRSVRVDVTDPGVVELDGDSFTLDAGVQSVPECVGVFLMTRDRARKVKE
- a CDS encoding class II fumarate hydratase produces the protein MSDDSDFRVERDSLGEIRVPADAYWGAQTQRAVENFPISDARFGRRFVRALGVVKKSAARANRDLDLIDDDVAAAVVDAADEVIAGDHDDQFPVDVFQTGSGTSSNMNANEVIANRAAEIMGAEVGDRAVHPNDHVNFGQSSNDVIPTAMHVAALEAVEKDLVPALETLVDALDEQAEAFDGVVKTGRTHLQDATPVRLGQEFGGYRTQVEKGIDRCDSTQPRLAELALGGTATGTGLNTHPEFPERAAAYVAEETGLPFREADDHFEAQAAHDAMGEAHGALRTVAGSLNKIANDLRLLASGPRNGLGEIEQPENQPGSSIMPGKINPVVAEAVNQVHTQVVGNDAAVSAGAAGGQLDLNLYKPVIAHNFLQSATILANAAETFAEKFVAKLEANAAHCAEAVERSMALATALNPAIGYDKASEVAKTALKEDKTVHEVAVEKGYLTAEEADDVLDPERMTHRGILSGDGDG
- a CDS encoding DUF7344 domain-containing protein, which codes for MEPQLSSPEPADLSRDDLFSMLRNERRREVIHHLREHEGPVDLRDLSEHIAAIENDCEPAAVTYKQRKRVQTALYQMHLPKLADRNIISYDRRAGRIELAAGAESCLPYLVADADRRQRRWWRWYLAVAAVVAVPVGLAALGVRPFASVPGFGYAAVACAAFVAISVLQVTRERTRDA
- a CDS encoding A/G-specific adenine glycosylase: MTDADADAALPDDVDVDALRTALVEWYEADHRDYPWRRTEDPYEILVSEVMSQQTQLDRVVEAWDAFLDRWPTVEALADADRSAVVGFWSDQRLGYNNRARYLLEAAGQVVDDYGGEFPETPDGLQELMGVGPYTANAVASFAFNAGDAVVDTNVKRVLYRAVGVPDDDAAFERVAGELMPAGESRVWNNAIMELGGVACEKQPRCDEAGCPWRRWCHAYETGDFTAPDVPTQPEFEGSRRQMRGRVVRALGEHDELTLDDLGPRIRVDYAPDGESGREWLRGLLDDLEADGLVEVIDRDEATVARLRT
- a CDS encoding HVO_2901 family zinc finger protein, coding for MPQMHVSTRRDLLVCRKCDAEFPEGRATKDGWTYECPECGEASGLGEGLRRA
- a CDS encoding mechanosensitive ion channel family protein; this encodes MDIGAVVLAGANPPTEVGPLLQWLWERRSVRAVVAALVVALGVLLSKFLVRLLGRPVARRFDRQSVAQTVLGLIRVSTVIVATFVAGSIVGLGIGDIVLSVTVFSAVLGIVLAPIVGSIINGVFVLADNPYEIGDMIQLEDGRRGFVDDITLRYTKIFTLENTFLVVPNSSMRERDVTNFSAEDERTRLSLPLLVTYEGDLEAAREIMERAARSCDGVIEGGPDIRIGSARYPAKPTCLIDAYADSGVRLSLRYWVRTPYKIPRIESTVRERIWTALDDADVEVAYPHQHLLFDEHSGTARVAVEDGSDPPSAPENDGVTTRESVGGDENGGTDDGGGE
- a CDS encoding universal stress protein; its protein translation is MPLVVVPVRYPLSRHSQATLAEAIRIAEERDADLTVLHVDLYQEGREVTRTELKRAVEAEFGRVDRARYVVRRGFLVEETILDEVAAENADVVVIGSKQVSRWRRTFSRFLDDPDIDRFLREKLDCDVVTVSA
- a CDS encoding BolA family protein, translating into MDTADVERLIEDGIEDAEATVTKPRVPDEDHEDAHFAAVVVSPVFEGVPLVQQHEMVYEALDGYMTTDIHALEMKTYTPEAYAEHGDA